A part of Rhodamnia argentea isolate NSW1041297 chromosome 8, ASM2092103v1, whole genome shotgun sequence genomic DNA contains:
- the LOC115748234 gene encoding peptidyl-prolyl cis-trans isomerase CYP19-4-like — MAIATRTRWATITMAWILVLFGTLALIQNRLSDAGASSDPKLVHRKVGVDKKKPGDLEELTHKVYFDVEIGGKPVGRIVMGLFGKTVPKTVENFRALCTGEKGNGKSGKPLYYKGSQFHRIIPSFMIQGGDFTSGDGRGGESIYGNKFSDENFKLKHTDAGRLSMANAGPDMNGSQFFITTVATTWLDGRHVVFGKVLSGMDVVHKIEAEGRQSGKPKSIVVISDSGELAL, encoded by the exons ATGGCCATCGCGACAAGGACGAGATGGGCCACAATTACGATGGCGTGGATTTTGGTCTTGTTCGGAACCCTAGCTCTCATTCAG AACCGATTGAGCGATGCTGGAGCTTCATCTGATCCGAAACTTGTTCATCGCAAAGTTGGTGTG GATAAGAAGAAGCCAGGCGATTTGGAAGAACTGACTCACAAGGTTTATTTCGATGTTGAGATTGGAGGAAAACCAGTGG GTCGTATTGTCATGGGACTCTTTGGCAAAACTGTCCCCAAAACAGTTG AAAACTTTCGAGCTCTTTGCACGG GGGAGAAAGGGAATGGAAAGAGTGGGAAGCCCCTGTATTACAAAGGGAGCCAATTCCACAGGATCATTCCTAGCTTTATGATTCAGGGCGGTGACTTCACTAGTGGAGATGGGAGAGGAGGAGAGTCGATCTACGGGAACAAATTTTCTGATGAAAACTTCAAACTGAAGCATACAGATGCAG GGCGCCTTTCGATGGCAAATGCTGGGCCAGACATGAATGGGTCACAATTTTTCATTACCACTGTGGCAACTACCTG GTTGGATGGCCGCCATGTTGTGTTTGGGAAGGTGCTGTCTGGAATGGATGTTGTCCACAAGATTGAGGCTGAAGGGAGACAGAGCGGCAAACCCAAAAGTATTGTTGTCATTTCAGACAGCGGAGAATTAGCTCTATGA